A region of Candidatus Flexicrinis proximus DNA encodes the following proteins:
- a CDS encoding PAS domain-containing sensor histidine kinase — MTESHPPRRPPPDPEPSTDSAAAWLGAYFNATPDVLLVLDVRTGIIRGANPAASRLLGYAPDSLPGMHFSALLPPNTASANTPLGRRFPLGGEVSESQLFHTAGGAEVPCDVQMTALAESEQAVLHLRDVSPREAMRHARSEADRAAMTTAKTDDVIRGIEQYMSHVSHELRTPMAVILSSSSMLERYYARLDEAKRAEHFSRIQAQIRYLTEFLDNLRYLSRLNAGQVRAQPDPTDITTAIHDLLAEFASDPQHPHFGLTLEGGTAAVKIDPTLWRRALQPVIQNAVRYGPFGATVEVTVIRRYDSLEVTVTDHGPGLPAEYLPAVFEVFRRGENAREINGGGLGLAIASRCAALMGGTLTFETQAGAGTSFTLSVPT; from the coding sequence ATGACCGAGTCCCACCCCCCCCGCCGCCCGCCGCCCGACCCCGAGCCTTCTACGGATTCGGCTGCTGCGTGGCTGGGCGCCTACTTCAACGCCACCCCGGACGTGCTGCTGGTACTGGATGTCAGAACCGGGATCATCCGCGGCGCCAACCCTGCCGCCAGCCGTCTGCTGGGCTATGCGCCGGACAGCCTGCCGGGGATGCACTTCTCCGCGCTGCTGCCGCCCAACACCGCCAGCGCTAACACGCCGCTGGGCCGGCGCTTCCCGCTGGGCGGCGAAGTCAGCGAGTCGCAGCTGTTTCACACAGCAGGTGGTGCCGAAGTCCCCTGCGATGTGCAGATGACGGCACTGGCGGAGTCGGAACAGGCCGTGCTGCACCTGCGCGATGTCTCCCCGCGCGAGGCGATGCGCCATGCCCGCAGCGAAGCCGACCGCGCCGCCATGACGACGGCCAAGACCGATGACGTCATCCGCGGTATCGAACAGTATATGAGCCATGTCTCGCACGAACTGCGGACGCCGATGGCGGTGATCCTGTCATCCTCGTCGATGCTGGAACGCTACTACGCGCGGCTGGACGAAGCCAAACGCGCCGAGCATTTTTCGCGGATTCAGGCGCAAATCCGCTACCTGACCGAATTCCTCGATAACCTGCGCTACCTGAGCCGCCTGAACGCGGGTCAGGTGCGCGCGCAGCCCGACCCGACCGACATCACCACCGCCATCCATGACCTGCTGGCCGAATTCGCATCGGACCCGCAGCACCCGCATTTCGGGCTGACGCTGGAAGGCGGCACAGCCGCCGTGAAGATCGACCCGACACTTTGGCGGCGGGCGCTGCAGCCGGTCATCCAGAACGCGGTGCGCTATGGGCCATTCGGGGCGACGGTCGAGGTGACGGTGATCCGGCGCTATGACTCGCTGGAAGTGACCGTGACCGACCATGGGCCGGGGCTGCCGGCCGAGTATCTGCCGGCAGTGTTCGAGGTCTTCCGGCGCGGCGAAAACGCGCGCGAGATCAACGGCGGCGGGCTGGGGCTGGCAATCGCGTCGCGCTGCGCGGCGCTGATGGGCGGCACGCTGACGTTTGAGACGCAGGCGGGTGCCGGCACCTCGTTTACCCTGAGCGTACCGACTTAG
- a CDS encoding GNAT family N-acetyltransferase — protein sequence MPQPRPYRFDDLPHLLDLLGRINAASGLLCDFHPGDLSHHLTNILRGADPAVYFHVLDAPDGEPLGFVELSKWGAFDVVVHPDHRGGALERDTLAWAAAAQSAMRARVEKPFEHLHAYGMDIDPMRSRLLMELGFAPDPAPYMALTIRPLAADDPLPRLPDGFSIRPADGVHEAAALAAVHSSAFHSNWTPERYATVMQTPGFVIDRELVVVAPTGEFAAFLVYWLDPVSRSGLFEPVGCAQPYQRRGLTTALMTHTFGLMRAAGMTHAVVKHELDNPASTRAYASLGFVRQAAYTEYKRAIAV from the coding sequence ATGCCCCAGCCCCGCCCTTACCGCTTCGACGATCTGCCGCACCTGCTGGACCTGCTTGGCCGCATCAACGCCGCCAGCGGTTTACTGTGCGACTTCCACCCCGGCGACCTTTCGCACCACCTGACCAATATCCTGCGCGGCGCCGACCCGGCGGTCTATTTCCACGTCCTCGACGCGCCAGACGGCGAACCGCTGGGTTTCGTCGAGCTCTCGAAGTGGGGCGCGTTCGATGTCGTCGTGCATCCGGATCACCGCGGTGGGGCACTCGAACGCGATACGCTGGCCTGGGCCGCCGCCGCCCAGTCTGCCATGCGCGCACGCGTCGAAAAACCGTTCGAACACCTGCATGCCTACGGCATGGACATCGACCCCATGCGCAGCCGGCTGCTCATGGAACTCGGCTTCGCCCCCGATCCTGCCCCCTACATGGCGCTCACGATCCGCCCGCTGGCCGCGGACGATCCGTTGCCGCGCCTGCCGGACGGCTTCTCGATCCGCCCCGCCGACGGAGTCCACGAAGCGGCCGCGCTGGCCGCCGTCCATTCCTCCGCCTTCCACTCCAACTGGACGCCGGAACGCTACGCGACCGTCATGCAAACGCCCGGCTTTGTTATCGACCGCGAGCTGGTGGTCGTCGCGCCCACCGGCGAATTTGCCGCGTTTCTGGTCTACTGGCTCGACCCGGTCAGCCGCTCCGGCCTGTTCGAACCGGTCGGCTGTGCGCAGCCTTACCAGCGCCGCGGCCTGACCACCGCCCTGATGACCCACACCTTCGGCCTGATGCGCGCGGCAGGCATGACGCACGCGGTCGTCAAGCACGAGCTGGACAATCCGGCCTCGACCCGCGCCTATGCGTCGCTGGGGTTCGTGCGTCAGGCGGCCTATACGGAGTACAAGCGGGCGATTGCTGTTTAG
- a CDS encoding helix-turn-helix transcriptional regulator codes for MTEIAEHLTALRLELRRGIVVLAVLSQMATAQYGYSLIQRLAERGLDIEEGTLYPLLRRLEKQGLLESEWDTADSRPRKYYRISPQGNEVLAALSTEWFETVAVMQAILRGEDS; via the coding sequence ATGACCGAGATCGCTGAACACCTCACCGCCCTAAGGCTGGAACTCCGGCGCGGCATCGTCGTCCTCGCCGTCCTCAGCCAGATGGCCACCGCCCAGTACGGCTACAGCCTGATCCAGCGGCTGGCCGAGCGCGGGCTGGACATCGAGGAAGGCACGCTCTACCCGCTGCTCCGGCGGCTGGAAAAGCAGGGGCTGCTGGAAAGCGAATGGGACACCGCTGACTCGCGTCCGCGCAAGTACTACCGCATCAGCCCGCAGGGAAACGAAGTCCTTGCCGCGTTGAGCACCGAATGGTTCGAAACCGTGGCCGTCATGCAGGCCATTTTGCGGGGAGAAGACTCATGA
- a CDS encoding cold shock domain-containing protein, whose amino-acid sequence MAERVRGTVKWFNGEKGYGFIAQANGQDLFVHYSEIQSNGFRSLNEGDTVEFEVTDGKKGKQASQVTVIQSAK is encoded by the coding sequence ATGGCGGAGCGCGTTCGTGGTACGGTGAAATGGTTCAACGGCGAGAAGGGCTACGGCTTTATCGCTCAGGCCAACGGTCAGGATTTATTCGTCCACTACTCGGAAATCCAGTCCAACGGGTTCCGCTCCCTCAACGAGGGCGATACGGTCGAATTTGAAGTGACCGATGGCAAGAAGGGCAAGCAGGCCAGCCAGGTAACGGTCATCCAGAGCGCCAAGTAG
- a CDS encoding GAF domain-containing sensor histidine kinase, which translates to MVENRIPATQWTALGLRLLVAASAVVLSLAGVTGSLANNDVLSMTLTVIGLSNLAVTITLLTRGLRRYASIIQSAADWLTAGAVAVLTQGHGPSLLLIVVGIGGVGMNRLEWPWGALAGLGTFIAVAVGLVLGQPEGVEALQGYWEIAIVAAIALLVSWIWQWAYSRYGSASAKSFRKTIEQKDADLATIREGSRSVLQVATSLNTNSYQKILDAALDVGRLGLRRNTDSRVVGMVLLVRAADDQLQIVNSRGLPHYDVEKLFPGRAGVIGEALSEGVPKIGTLSARDPELAEVVAFARMRSIMAVPLRAQYVNYGVLIFGTSDVDAFSADVSDVLQAIGTQVTVALQNASLYMNLVMEKERIVRLEQNARQALVRDLHDIPTQTISAVTMRTGIVKMLLDRGQTDKLRQEVEAVEDLAKQATAEIRHVLFKLRPLALETQGLGAALTQLVDKTRKTFGQNILLKIDEQVDHLLHTEAQDALFYLIEEAVSNARKYAEAQTIRIDIAAKDDQVIVRVADNGVGFDVEKVQAKYVERGSFGMMNMEERAELIGGRLNLQSQPGKGTVVTVTVPLDASDTEGKLQYTVSQMKLGRTPATGLR; encoded by the coding sequence ATGGTTGAAAATCGGATCCCAGCGACCCAATGGACGGCGCTCGGGCTGCGGCTTCTGGTGGCAGCCTCGGCCGTTGTATTGTCGCTGGCCGGCGTGACCGGATCGCTGGCTAATAACGACGTGCTGTCGATGACACTGACGGTGATCGGCCTGAGCAATCTGGCGGTCACCATCACCCTGCTGACACGCGGGCTGAGAAGATACGCGAGCATTATTCAGAGCGCGGCAGACTGGCTGACGGCGGGCGCGGTGGCCGTGCTGACGCAGGGGCATGGGCCGTCGCTGCTGCTGATCGTGGTGGGCATTGGCGGCGTGGGGATGAACCGGTTGGAGTGGCCGTGGGGGGCGCTGGCCGGGCTGGGGACGTTTATCGCGGTGGCGGTCGGGCTGGTGCTGGGCCAACCGGAAGGCGTCGAGGCGCTGCAGGGCTACTGGGAAATCGCCATCGTCGCGGCGATCGCGCTGCTGGTGTCCTGGATCTGGCAGTGGGCCTACAGCCGTTACGGCAGCGCATCGGCTAAATCCTTCCGCAAAACAATTGAGCAGAAAGATGCAGACCTGGCGACGATCCGCGAGGGCAGCCGCTCCGTGCTTCAGGTGGCGACTTCGCTGAATACCAACAGCTATCAGAAGATTCTGGACGCCGCGCTGGATGTGGGCCGCCTGGGTTTGCGGCGGAACACCGACTCGCGGGTGGTCGGGATGGTGCTGCTGGTGCGCGCCGCCGATGACCAGCTTCAGATTGTGAACAGCCGCGGGCTGCCGCACTACGACGTAGAAAAGCTGTTTCCGGGGCGGGCCGGCGTGATCGGCGAGGCGCTGAGCGAAGGGGTGCCCAAAATCGGCACGCTCTCGGCACGCGACCCGGAACTGGCCGAGGTGGTGGCGTTCGCGCGGATGCGGTCGATCATGGCCGTGCCGCTGCGCGCGCAGTATGTCAACTATGGCGTGCTGATCTTCGGGACGTCGGACGTGGACGCCTTCAGCGCGGATGTGAGCGACGTGCTGCAGGCGATCGGCACGCAGGTGACGGTGGCGCTGCAGAATGCCTCGCTGTATATGAACCTGGTGATGGAAAAAGAGCGGATCGTGCGGCTGGAGCAGAACGCGCGGCAGGCGCTGGTGCGCGACCTGCACGACATCCCGACCCAGACGATCAGCGCGGTGACCATGCGGACCGGCATCGTCAAGATGCTGCTGGACCGCGGCCAGACCGATAAGCTGCGGCAGGAGGTCGAGGCTGTGGAAGATCTGGCCAAGCAGGCCACCGCAGAAATCCGACATGTGTTGTTTAAGCTGCGTCCGCTGGCATTGGAGACGCAGGGATTAGGCGCGGCGCTGACGCAGCTGGTCGACAAGACCCGCAAGACCTTTGGCCAGAACATCCTGCTCAAGATCGACGAACAGGTCGATCACCTGCTGCATACCGAGGCGCAGGATGCCCTGTTCTACCTGATCGAGGAAGCGGTCAGCAATGCGCGCAAGTACGCCGAGGCGCAGACCATCCGCATCGACATCGCCGCCAAAGACGATCAGGTGATCGTGCGGGTGGCCGACAACGGGGTTGGCTTCGATGTCGAAAAGGTGCAGGCGAAGTATGTTGAGCGCGGCAGCTTCGGTATGATGAACATGGAAGAGCGCGCCGAGCTGATCGGCGGCCGGCTCAACCTGCAAAGCCAGCCCGGAAAAGGCACAGTGGTGACCGTGACCGTCCCGCTCGATGCCAGCGATACCGAGGGCAAGCTGCAGTACACCGTGAGCCAGATGAAGCTCGGGCGGACGCCGGCGACCGGGTTGAGATAG
- a CDS encoding NAD(P)-dependent alcohol dehydrogenase, translated as MKAIVYTQYGSPDVLQYTTAAKPTPKDNEVLIRVSAASLNIADSFHIRGIPFMIRLMTGGLRRPRYSIPGSDMAGVVEAVGSKVTRFKPGDAVLGDLSGSGLGAFAEYVCAKETLLAFKPASVSFEDAAAVPMAAVTALQGLRDKGHIQPGQKVAINGASGGVGTFAVQIAKALGAEVTAICSTAKIDLMRSLGADHVIDYTQEDFTRGSEKYDLIVSANGYHPLRHYLRALRPGGRYVNTGGYGKQIAEALLLGPLLSLFRRKKLMALMAQPKASDLDFVAGLLATGKAKPVIDRCYPLSETADAVRYLEQKHTRGKIVISMEGSANLSMVRVWRRCLHASARGRYALWTPILCCVED; from the coding sequence ATGAAAGCGATCGTCTACACCCAGTACGGCTCCCCCGATGTCCTGCAGTACACCACCGCGGCGAAGCCCACGCCCAAGGACAACGAAGTCCTGATCCGCGTCAGCGCCGCCTCCCTCAACATCGCCGACAGCTTCCATATCCGCGGTATCCCCTTCATGATCCGCCTGATGACGGGCGGGCTGCGCCGTCCGCGCTACAGCATCCCCGGCTCGGACATGGCCGGAGTCGTCGAAGCTGTTGGCAGCAAGGTCACCCGCTTCAAGCCCGGCGACGCCGTCCTCGGCGACCTGAGCGGCAGCGGCCTGGGCGCGTTTGCCGAGTACGTCTGCGCCAAAGAGACACTGCTGGCTTTCAAGCCGGCTTCTGTCAGCTTCGAAGACGCGGCGGCTGTCCCGATGGCCGCCGTGACCGCCCTGCAGGGACTGCGCGACAAGGGACATATCCAGCCCGGCCAGAAAGTGGCGATCAACGGCGCGTCCGGTGGCGTAGGCACCTTCGCCGTCCAGATCGCCAAAGCGCTCGGCGCCGAAGTCACCGCCATCTGCAGCACCGCCAAAATCGACCTGATGCGCTCGCTCGGCGCCGATCACGTCATCGACTACACTCAAGAGGATTTCACGCGCGGCAGCGAAAAGTACGACCTGATCGTCTCCGCCAACGGCTACCACCCGCTGCGCCACTACCTGCGCGCCCTGCGCCCAGGCGGCCGCTACGTCAATACCGGCGGCTACGGTAAACAGATCGCCGAAGCGCTCTTGCTTGGCCCGCTGTTGTCGCTGTTCCGCCGCAAGAAGCTGATGGCGCTAATGGCTCAGCCCAAAGCCAGCGACCTCGATTTCGTCGCAGGATTGCTCGCCACTGGCAAAGCCAAGCCGGTTATCGACCGCTGCTATCCGCTCAGCGAGACCGCCGACGCCGTCCGTTACCTGGAACAGAAGCACACCCGCGGCAAAATCGTCATCTCGATGGAAGGATCGGCAAATCTAAGCATGGTAAGGGTGTGGAGGCGCTGCCTCCACGCCTCCGCCAGAGGGCGATACGCCCTCTGGACTCCCATCCTCTGCTGCGTAGAAGACTAA
- a CDS encoding SRPBCC domain-containing protein produces the protein MLRFTHTTQINAAPDKVWRILTDAAGYPNWDPNMIRLEGSVVAGGKVTAHTKLSPRAFPVKITTFEPGRKMVWSGGMPLGLFKGIRTFSLMPKNGGTEFTLTEEFSGPLLGMMKGSLPDMNKPFADFAAGLKSTAELA, from the coding sequence ATGTTACGTTTCACCCACACCACGCAGATCAACGCCGCGCCGGACAAGGTTTGGCGCATCCTGACTGACGCCGCGGGCTACCCCAACTGGGACCCGAACATGATCCGCCTCGAAGGCTCGGTCGTGGCCGGCGGCAAGGTCACCGCGCACACGAAGCTCTCACCGCGCGCGTTTCCAGTCAAAATCACCACGTTCGAGCCGGGGCGCAAGATGGTCTGGTCGGGCGGGATGCCGCTCGGGTTGTTCAAAGGGATACGCACATTTTCGCTCATGCCCAAGAACGGCGGGACGGAGTTCACGCTGACCGAGGAATTCAGCGGGCCTCTGCTTGGCATGATGAAGGGATCGCTGCCCGATATGAACAAACCCTTCGCTGACTTCGCCGCAGGATTAAAGTCGACGGCGGAACTGGCCTAA
- a CDS encoding alpha/beta fold hydrolase yields MEKVSMGTVTLQGAALYYETRGEGQPVVLIHAGVADRRMWNAQWETLSAGFQLIRFDLRGYGLSTPPDGPFTYYDDVRGLLDHLGVAQAHIAGVSFGGRTALDFALVYPERVRSLVLGAPSIGGQPDSPETDAFAEQEEALLEAGDLDAASQLNVDFWVVGAGRAPERVDPAMRQAVFEMQRAAFGVALPSGFAPSGLTPPAIDRLREIHVPALVLIGDADTPGVQALARKAAAEIPGARLFVRPDVGHMVTMERPHEIDTLLRDFLHPA; encoded by the coding sequence ATGGAAAAAGTGTCGATGGGAACGGTCACCCTGCAGGGCGCGGCACTTTACTATGAAACGCGCGGCGAAGGGCAGCCCGTCGTGCTGATCCACGCTGGCGTGGCCGACCGGCGCATGTGGAATGCCCAGTGGGAAACGCTGTCCGCCGGCTTCCAGTTGATCCGCTTCGACCTGCGCGGCTATGGCCTCTCGACGCCGCCTGACGGCCCTTTTACCTATTACGACGATGTACGCGGCCTGCTCGACCATCTCGGCGTCGCCCAGGCGCATATCGCCGGCGTCTCGTTCGGCGGACGCACCGCGCTCGACTTCGCCCTGGTTTACCCGGAGCGCGTGCGCTCGCTCGTGCTGGGCGCGCCCAGCATCGGCGGCCAGCCGGACTCGCCGGAGACCGACGCTTTCGCCGAGCAGGAAGAAGCCCTGCTCGAAGCCGGCGACCTCGACGCGGCCAGCCAGCTCAATGTCGATTTCTGGGTGGTCGGCGCCGGCCGCGCGCCGGAACGGGTCGATCCCGCCATGCGTCAGGCCGTGTTCGAGATGCAGCGCGCCGCCTTCGGGGTAGCGCTGCCGTCCGGTTTCGCGCCATCCGGCCTGACCCCGCCGGCCATTGACCGCCTGCGCGAAATCCACGTCCCGGCGCTCGTCCTGATCGGCGACGCCGACACGCCGGGCGTGCAGGCGCTGGCCCGCAAAGCCGCGGCAGAGATCCCCGGCGCGCGGCTGTTCGTCCGCCCGGATGTCGGCCACATGGTCACCATGGAGCGCCCACACGAGATCGACACGCTTCTGCGGGACTTCCTGCACCCGGCCTGA
- a CDS encoding SpoIID/LytB domain-containing protein, translated as MTPRDISHITFPTTIRVGITPYVNCSEWVFDDRPVTEVIEMDLRDYVKNVLPNEWVNTWPAEALRSGAVAVKMFAWWRINLTAQYPGVFRPEGVDVVDNTCDQVFFPNSHRPPTNAAVDFTWPYRLHWEERVQEIHFLAYDFQCADAQASQGGGWFRCLPQWTTKDMADQGASWQVMINQFYTPISISITSDILANTNVIRNGAFDLGTQNWSVLGGAQGAGVNGGVFSFYRGTTGGAAVLRQDIPVLVAGGSPLKLKIKLGNSSAVPKQVTVKLLRSDGGATARSCTFTIPPNVPLQKYTVWGTTPAAWSGLRVEVSGDSADNTPAYLVDGVNLSYRPLAAPATPCIPPLPGQPVIVTPAAGLTYGHDFTVVMTEGKTNHVAGYDAAFHIQIDDSSGFGSPVLDNGSNMAEEPSIDVSIPGGTWYLRARQFDGVDRYSGWTAAVRFTATNLPAMPALIAPVGDVPVDGQSFIWTATAQTDSYKVVVKRDGVTVYTAVVTPAQAACSSICVWPLGSPPAPWLTNTLYKWHVAAQNAEGKVKSTKSVFTLVATP; from the coding sequence ATGACCCCGCGCGACATCTCGCACATCACCTTCCCGACGACGATCCGCGTGGGTATCACGCCCTACGTCAACTGCTCGGAGTGGGTTTTCGATGACCGGCCGGTCACCGAAGTGATCGAGATGGATCTGCGCGATTACGTGAAGAATGTCCTGCCGAACGAATGGGTCAACACCTGGCCGGCGGAGGCGCTGCGCTCCGGCGCGGTGGCTGTCAAGATGTTCGCCTGGTGGCGCATCAATCTGACGGCGCAGTATCCGGGCGTGTTCCGTCCGGAAGGCGTGGACGTGGTGGACAATACTTGCGACCAGGTGTTTTTCCCAAACAGCCACCGCCCGCCGACCAATGCGGCGGTCGATTTCACCTGGCCGTACCGGCTGCACTGGGAAGAACGAGTACAGGAGATCCATTTCCTGGCCTACGACTTCCAGTGTGCCGACGCACAGGCCAGCCAGGGCGGCGGCTGGTTCCGCTGTCTGCCGCAGTGGACGACCAAAGACATGGCCGACCAGGGCGCGAGCTGGCAGGTGATGATCAACCAGTTTTACACGCCGATCAGCATCTCGATCACCAGCGACATCCTGGCCAATACGAACGTGATCAGGAACGGCGCCTTCGACCTTGGGACGCAGAACTGGTCGGTGCTGGGGGGCGCGCAGGGGGCCGGAGTCAACGGCGGCGTGTTCTCGTTTTACCGGGGGACGACCGGCGGCGCAGCCGTGCTGCGGCAGGACATCCCGGTGCTGGTAGCCGGCGGTTCGCCGCTGAAACTCAAGATCAAGCTGGGAAATTCCAGCGCCGTGCCGAAACAGGTGACGGTGAAACTGCTGCGCTCGGATGGCGGGGCGACGGCACGATCGTGCACGTTTACGATCCCGCCTAACGTGCCGCTGCAGAAATATACAGTGTGGGGGACAACGCCCGCGGCGTGGTCGGGGCTGCGGGTGGAAGTCAGCGGGGACAGCGCGGATAACACGCCGGCGTATCTGGTCGACGGGGTGAACCTGAGCTACAGGCCGCTGGCCGCGCCCGCTACGCCGTGCATCCCGCCGCTGCCGGGGCAGCCGGTGATCGTCACGCCGGCGGCCGGGCTGACCTATGGACATGACTTCACGGTGGTGATGACCGAAGGCAAGACCAACCATGTGGCCGGCTACGACGCGGCGTTCCACATCCAGATCGACGATTCGAGCGGGTTCGGATCGCCGGTGCTGGATAACGGCAGCAACATGGCCGAGGAGCCGAGCATCGATGTCAGCATTCCAGGCGGGACATGGTACCTGCGCGCCCGGCAGTTCGACGGCGTGGACCGCTACAGTGGGTGGACGGCGGCGGTGCGCTTCACGGCGACCAACCTGCCGGCCATGCCCGCGCTGATCGCGCCGGTGGGGGATGTCCCGGTCGATGGACAGAGCTTCATCTGGACGGCGACCGCGCAGACCGACAGCTACAAGGTGGTGGTCAAGCGGGACGGCGTCACGGTGTATACGGCGGTGGTCACGCCGGCACAGGCGGCCTGTTCGTCGATCTGTGTGTGGCCGCTGGGATCGCCGCCGGCGCCGTGGCTGACCAATACGCTGTATAAGTGGCATGTGGCGGCTCAGAACGCCGAGGGTAAGGTAAAAAGTACCAAGTCCGTCTTCACATTGGTGGCGACGCCTTAG
- a CDS encoding pre-peptidase C-terminal domain-containing protein, whose amino-acid sequence MRRWNVTFTLIVLSIVLLVASASAQNTPRAAPANDNFANATPIVIGKNYSVDNIHEATIEGAQPATLGCGINLTIHYSVWYSFSLPNGGSLVLSTSGSNFKYGVVDSMDTKIAVYTGASIGTLTQIACNDDNTSLAGELTLSVSTGTTYYVLVGAVNSTPPLPGSVLQLSSRMLAQLRFANNSGFETSLTAADWKVKNGSGDDRLCGDPTYTPAEGSCAFQFVGNAGEASKLKQTLAYSG is encoded by the coding sequence ATGCGCCGCTGGAACGTCACTTTCACGCTGATCGTTTTGTCCATCGTGCTTCTGGTTGCATCCGCCAGCGCGCAGAACACGCCGCGTGCGGCGCCGGCCAACGACAATTTCGCCAACGCAACGCCGATCGTTATCGGCAAAAACTACAGCGTCGACAATATCCACGAGGCGACCATCGAGGGCGCTCAGCCGGCGACCCTCGGCTGCGGGATCAATCTCACGATCCATTACTCGGTGTGGTATTCGTTCTCGCTTCCAAACGGCGGCAGTCTCGTGCTGTCGACCAGCGGCTCCAATTTCAAGTATGGCGTTGTGGATTCGATGGACACCAAGATCGCGGTGTATACCGGGGCATCGATCGGGACACTGACGCAGATCGCCTGCAACGACGATAACACCTCGCTGGCCGGGGAGCTGACGCTCAGCGTCAGCACAGGGACTACCTATTACGTGCTCGTGGGTGCGGTGAACAGCACGCCGCCGCTGCCGGGTTCGGTGCTGCAGCTGAGTTCCCGGATGCTCGCGCAGCTCAGATTTGCGAATAATTCCGGCTTCGAGACGTCCCTCACCGCCGCGGATTGGAAGGTCAAGAACGGCAGCGGAGACGACCGGCTGTGCGGCGACCCCACCTATACGCCCGCTGAGGGAAGCTGTGCGTTCCAGTTCGTCGGGAATGCCGGCGAAGCCTCCAAACTCAAGCAGACGCTGGCCTATTCGGGCTAG
- a CDS encoding ATP-dependent 6-phosphofructokinase, with protein sequence MVTQYIGVLTAGGDSPGLNAAIRGVGKTGMNTYGMQIIGFRDGFRGLMENRTVKLDGPALSGILTIGGTILGTSRDKPQKMPIGSKTMDMTDVMVETYHHHHLDVLVCLGGGGTAKNAYHPMNSGLNVLTLPKTIDNDVAMTDVTFGFDTALTIATEAIDRLHSTAHSHHRIIVVEVMGHNTGWLALGAGIAGGADVILIPEIPYNVEKVAASIRQRVRDGKAFSIVAVSEGALPDDLSTRIEEAVKKGKGKKSKAALAALETERMNSTQRLTPQLEALTGLESRVTILGHVQRGGIPSAADRLLATRLGAACARYIHEGVFGVMVAARGDSTEAVPLEQVVGKRKTVPLDHPWIQSARGLGISLGD encoded by the coding sequence ATCGTGACGCAGTATATCGGTGTACTAACGGCTGGCGGTGATAGCCCGGGATTGAACGCGGCCATCCGCGGGGTGGGCAAGACCGGGATGAACACCTACGGGATGCAGATCATCGGATTTCGCGATGGCTTCCGGGGGTTGATGGAGAACCGCACGGTCAAACTTGACGGTCCTGCATTATCCGGAATCCTCACCATTGGCGGAACCATTCTGGGGACCAGCCGGGACAAGCCCCAGAAGATGCCCATCGGCAGCAAAACGATGGACATGACCGATGTCATGGTCGAGACGTATCATCACCACCACTTGGATGTGTTGGTCTGCCTCGGTGGGGGCGGTACGGCCAAGAATGCCTACCATCCCATGAACAGCGGGCTCAACGTCCTCACGCTGCCCAAGACCATCGACAACGATGTCGCAATGACCGACGTTACATTCGGCTTTGACACCGCGCTGACGATCGCAACTGAGGCCATCGATCGCCTGCACAGCACCGCACACAGCCATCACCGCATCATTGTCGTCGAGGTAATGGGCCACAACACGGGCTGGTTGGCGCTTGGCGCCGGTATCGCCGGGGGCGCCGATGTTATCCTGATCCCGGAAATCCCTTACAACGTGGAGAAAGTTGCCGCGTCGATCCGCCAACGGGTTCGCGACGGCAAGGCCTTCAGCATCGTAGCTGTCTCGGAAGGTGCGCTGCCGGATGATTTGAGCACCAGGATTGAAGAAGCGGTGAAGAAAGGCAAAGGCAAGAAATCGAAAGCCGCCCTGGCTGCGCTTGAAACCGAACGAATGAACAGCACGCAGCGTTTGACGCCGCAGCTCGAAGCGCTCACCGGCCTGGAGTCCCGCGTGACGATATTGGGTCACGTGCAGCGCGGTGGGATTCCCTCGGCGGCCGATCGGCTGCTTGCCACCCGGCTTGGGGCGGCGTGTGCGCGTTATATTCACGAAGGCGTATTCGGCGTGATGGTCGCTGCCCGCGGCGACTCAACCGAAGCGGTTCCACTGGAGCAGGTCGTCGGGAAGCGCAAGACAGTCCCCCTTGATCACCCGTGGATCCAGTCGGCGCGCGGACTCGGTATCAGCCTCGGCGACTGA